The Euleptes europaea isolate rEulEur1 chromosome 2, rEulEur1.hap1, whole genome shotgun sequence genome has a segment encoding these proteins:
- the SPATA2 gene encoding spermatogenesis-associated protein 2 has translation MDTKYKEDVFRKYVQFHESKLDTSEKKQRPVSDEYLQVAASALLCLPKIDPFYRFRLIKFYEIAEHSLQSLKSSSLRSLRNAFGVLESVGVNLFLYPWKKEFKNIKTYTGPFVYYVKSTILDEDIRQILNSMGYVQELGTVYKLKDLVDTLQVKLVSFELYLAKIECEQLIEIHLQVKDKGYSELDIINERKNSSDDVRGCSDALKRRAECKENLNTSMSRMVLQKSASERGSKDYFKPKVTKPSKSVDAYDSYLENKKPPLMTSLSLRKEPILVDTEDDIKDEIIRPSPSLLAMSSSPHGCSDEYLPVSSHANGVLRTGVPYSTYYSPQDDLDLYTDPDSRSMLNFKRQESAKHDVWLLRNDSNPSYHKRTHLAKETTPLKCQSCGLSCGTSVCQKCDSLLICRQEYPAIKPSSYSLKTLSGEGMPSGSVTREKPQYMLQTQERAPQFTSKSKPPGSSRCGFCNRSGAANTCTFCSKVSCDTCLSAYYYDPCGRKSEFHRFLPNNQLNYKSNQLSHLVYR, from the exons ATGGATACAAAATATAAAGAGGATGTATTTAGGAAGTATGTACAATTTCATGAATCCAAATTGGATACCTCTGAGAAGAAGCAGCGCCCAGTTAGTGATGAGTACCTACAAGTGGCGGCTTCAGCCTTACTCTGCCTTCCCAAGATCGATCCCTTTTATAGATTCCGGTTGATAAAATTTTATGAGATAGCTGAACATTCTCTCCAGTCCTTGAAATCTTCAAGTTTACGTTCACTCCGGAATGCTTTTGGTGTGCTGGAATCAGTTGGAGTTAATCTTTTTCTTTACCCTTGGAAGAAGGAATTCAAAAATATAAAG ACCTACACAGGGCCTTTTGTTTATTACGTGAAGTCTACTATACTTGATGAGGACATAAGGCAGATCCTGAATTCGATGGGATATGTCCAAGAACTTGGAACAGTGTATAAGCTCAAAGACCTAGTAGACACCCTGCAGGTGAAGCTGGTATCATTTGAACTGTACTTGGCCAAAATAGAGTGTGAACAGTTGATTGAAATTCATTTGCAAGTGAAGGATAAAGGATATTCAGAGCTCGACATTATAAACGAGAGAAAAAATAGCAGTGATGATGTTCGAGGCTGCTCAGACGCCTTGAAGCGCCGTGCGGAATGCAAAGAGAACCTGAACACTTCTATGTCACGGATGGTACTTCAGAAATCTGCTAGTGAGAGAGGCTCAAAAGATTACTTCAAACCCAAAGTTACCAAACCTTCTAAATCGGTGGATGCATACGACAGTTACTTGGAAAATAAAAAGCCTCCCTTGATGACTTCTTTAAGTCTGAGGAAAGAACCCATTTTGGTCGATACTGAAGATGATATCAAGGATGAAATAATCCGGCCGTCGCCCTCTCTCCTGGCTATGTCGAGTTCCCCGCATGGATGTTCTGATGAGTATTTGCCAGTCTCATCCCACGCCAATGGCGTATTAAGAACGGGTGTTCCTTACAGTACCTATTACTCCCCTCAAGACGATTTAGATTTATATACCGACCCTGACTCTAGGAGCATGTTAAACTTCAAGAGACAGGAGTCTGCTAAACATGACGTCTGGCTGCTGAGAAACGATTCCAACCCTAGCTACCATAAACGTACTCATCTAGCCAAAGAGACCACTCCCCTTAAGTGCCAAAGCTGTGGATTATCTTGCGGCACCTCCGTTTGCCAAAAGTGTGACAGTTTGCTCATCTGTCGGCAGGAGTATCCAGCGATAAAGCCGAGCAGCTACTCGCTCAAAACTCTTTCTGGTGAAGGCATGCCATCTGGGTCTGTGACCCGGGAGAAGCCTCAGTACATGTTACAGACTCAAGAGCGAGCTCCTCAGTTCACTTCCAAATCCAAGCCTCCAGGCTCTTCCCGCTGCGGCTTCTGCAACCGGTCAGGGGCGGCAAACACATGCACTTTCTGTTCAAAAGTCTCTTGCGACACTTGCCTCAGCGCTTACTATTATGACCCCTGCGGTCGAAAGAGTGAGTTTCACCGGTTCTTGCCAAACAATCAGTTAAACTATAAATCAAACCAGCTGTCACACCTGGTTTATAGATAG